One genomic region from Candidatus Tisiphia endosymbiont of Dioctria linearis encodes:
- the tolR gene encoding protein TolR, which translates to MAIQLRNLGNNSGNQRARSNLVSEINVTPLVDVMLVLLIIFMITSPMLVSGINVDLPETTSSPLSGQDEPLVISINNKGELYLLESKIERQNLASKLTNITKEKKDTRIFVRGDKNVSYGEVVSVVAEIHTAGFSKVALVSNIKYNEK; encoded by the coding sequence ATGGCAATACAATTACGCAACTTAGGTAATAACTCAGGCAATCAAAGAGCAAGAAGTAATTTAGTCAGCGAGATTAACGTTACACCACTCGTTGATGTTATGCTAGTATTGTTAATCATCTTTATGATAACCTCTCCAATGCTAGTATCAGGTATTAATGTTGATCTACCAGAAACAACTTCTAGTCCACTGTCAGGACAAGATGAGCCGTTAGTGATTAGTATTAACAATAAAGGAGAATTATATTTATTAGAATCTAAAATAGAAAGACAAAATTTGGCTAGCAAGCTAACTAATATTACAAAAGAAAAAAAAGATACTAGAATTTTTGTAAGAGGAGATAAAAATGTATCCTATGGTGAGGTAGTTAGTGTTGTAGCTGAAATCCATACAGCTGGCTTTTCTAAAGTAGCACTAGTTTCAAATATTAAATATAATGAAAAATAA
- a CDS encoding citrate synthase, whose product MKIENVELKIGDKIFNLPVKTASIGQDVIDVSSIYSLTGYFTYDPGFMSTAACKSAMTYIDGDQGILRYRGYDIKTLAERSNFLEVSYLLLNGELPTIDQYKSFSQKITYHSLINEQLRNLFMAFCPSDHPMAIMLAVVGSLSAFYPDFLNVEENERELIAIRMIAKMPTIAAMAYKYSIGQPFIYPDNSLDFTENFLYMMFSTPCEKYKVNQVVKNALDKIFILHADHEQNASTSTVRLAGSSGANPFACISTGIASLWGPAHGGANEAVINMLKEIGTINRIPEYIARAKDKNDPFRLMGFGHRVYKSYDPRAIVLRETCKEVLDELGNRNNPLLQIATELEKIALNDQYFIDRKLYPNVDFYSGIIYQAMGIPSQMFTVLFAMARTVGWMGQWKEMHEDPEQKISRPRQLYTGYVQREFMPYDKR is encoded by the coding sequence ATGAAAATAGAAAATGTTGAACTAAAAATAGGAGATAAAATTTTTAATTTACCAGTAAAGACAGCTTCGATCGGTCAAGATGTTATTGATGTTAGCAGTATATATTCATTAACAGGCTATTTCACTTACGACCCTGGATTTATGTCTACAGCAGCTTGTAAATCGGCTATGACATATATAGACGGTGATCAGGGGATATTGAGATATCGGGGATATGATATTAAAACATTAGCAGAAAGAAGTAATTTTTTAGAGGTATCCTATTTGCTATTAAATGGTGAATTGCCGACTATTGATCAATATAAATCTTTCTCTCAGAAAATTACTTATCATTCTTTGATTAATGAGCAGCTTAGAAATTTATTTATGGCGTTTTGTCCATCAGATCATCCTATGGCAATTATGCTGGCGGTGGTAGGCTCTTTATCTGCATTCTATCCAGATTTTCTAAATGTAGAAGAAAATGAGCGTGAGTTGATTGCTATTAGAATGATTGCAAAAATGCCAACTATTGCGGCAATGGCATATAAATATTCAATAGGACAGCCTTTTATCTATCCTGACAATAGCTTAGATTTTACTGAAAATTTTCTCTATATGATGTTCTCAACACCTTGTGAAAAATATAAGGTGAATCAGGTAGTAAAAAATGCCTTAGATAAAATATTTATCCTCCATGCTGACCATGAGCAGAATGCCTCCACTTCGACAGTACGTTTAGCCGGATCATCCGGAGCAAATCCATTTGCTTGTATCAGTACTGGCATAGCTTCTTTATGGGGTCCAGCCCATGGTGGAGCTAATGAGGCAGTAATTAACATGTTGAAAGAAATTGGCACCATAAACCGTATTCCGGAATATATCGCACGGGCAAAAGATAAAAACGATCCATTCCGATTAATGGGTTTTGGTCACCGAGTTTATAAAAGTTATGATCCAAGAGCAATTGTACTTAGAGAAACTTGCAAAGAAGTATTAGATGAGTTAGGGAACCGTAATAACCCCTTATTACAAATTGCTACTGAGCTTGAAAAAATTGCTCTCAATGACCAATATTTTATCGATCGCAAGCTTTATCCGAATGTTGATTTTTATTCTGGTATTATTTATCAGGCTATGGGTATACCATCACAGATGTTTACAGTATTGTTTGCTATGGCAAGAACTGTCGGCTGGATGGGGCAATGGAAAGAGATGCATGAAGATCCAGAACAAAAAATTAGCAGACCTCGGCAATTATATACTGGGTATGTACAAAGAGAATTTATGCCTTATGATAAAAGATAG
- the der gene encoding ribosome biogenesis GTPase Der, with the protein MTKKIVAIIGRPNVGKSTLFNRLAIRKKAIVHDLPGVTRDRKYADAQIGPFDFTVIDTPGLEEAEDEKLEYRMMQQTMEAIIEADLLCLVVDGKEGVLPEDQFFANFIRRYNKKSVLIVNKCEGRFDFAKEYYKLGFDNVVPISAEHGVGMADLYDAITEELENKDGEEELTDQLTDPIKANYIQIVVSGRPNAGKSTFINSIINNERLLTGPEAGITRESIEIDWLYNDNKFKLIDTAGLRKKGTVTKSLEKLSSSDAINSIKFANTVILMVDARTPLEQQDLNIANYVIDQGRSLLIVVNKWDLIERRDQDKFKKEFAYKIETNLPQVRGLPIIFISALKKHNINMVLDESIIIYNLWNKKITTSKLNDWLGFALEQHPLPLQKGGRRVRIKYMTQTKIRPPTFKLFSNNPEKITDSYTRYLINNLRAAFNLPGVPIRFIYTKTENPYVKS; encoded by the coding sequence ATGACTAAAAAAATTGTGGCAATTATTGGCAGACCCAATGTCGGAAAATCTACGCTCTTTAATCGTTTAGCTATCAGGAAAAAGGCAATCGTACATGATCTCCCTGGGGTAACACGCGACCGAAAATACGCTGACGCACAAATTGGCCCATTCGATTTTACGGTAATTGATACTCCTGGTTTAGAAGAAGCAGAAGATGAAAAATTAGAATATAGAATGATGCAACAAACTATGGAAGCGATTATAGAGGCAGATTTGCTATGTCTTGTGGTAGATGGCAAGGAGGGGGTGTTACCTGAAGATCAGTTTTTTGCTAATTTTATCAGAAGATATAATAAGAAATCTGTGTTAATCGTTAATAAATGTGAAGGACGATTTGACTTTGCTAAAGAATATTACAAGCTTGGTTTTGATAATGTAGTACCAATTTCTGCCGAGCATGGTGTTGGTATGGCAGATTTATACGATGCAATAACTGAAGAATTAGAAAATAAAGATGGAGAGGAAGAATTAACTGACCAATTAACCGATCCAATAAAAGCTAACTATATACAAATAGTGGTGAGTGGTCGACCAAACGCAGGAAAATCTACTTTTATTAATAGCATTATTAACAATGAAAGATTATTAACAGGGCCTGAAGCCGGTATAACAAGAGAATCTATAGAAATTGATTGGCTATATAATGATAATAAATTTAAATTAATTGATACGGCTGGCTTAAGAAAAAAAGGAACGGTTACTAAATCCTTAGAAAAATTATCATCTTCTGATGCTATTAATAGCATCAAGTTTGCTAATACAGTTATTCTGATGGTTGATGCACGAACTCCTCTAGAACAACAAGATTTAAATATTGCCAATTATGTTATAGATCAAGGCAGAAGTTTGCTTATAGTAGTTAATAAGTGGGATCTGATTGAGAGAAGAGACCAGGATAAATTTAAAAAGGAATTTGCTTATAAGATAGAAACCAATCTACCGCAAGTTAGAGGATTGCCAATAATATTCATATCAGCCTTAAAAAAACATAATATTAATATGGTGCTAGATGAATCTATCATAATTTATAATTTATGGAATAAAAAAATTACAACAAGTAAACTGAATGATTGGTTAGGTTTTGCCCTTGAACAACATCCGTTACCCTTACAAAAAGGCGGAAGACGTGTTAGAATTAAATATATGACTCAAACAAAAATTCGTCCACCGACCTTTAAGTTATTTTCCAATAATCCTGAAAAAATCACTGATAGTTATACTAGGTACCTTATAAACAACTTGCGGGCAGCTTTTAATTTACCAGGTGTTCCAATAAGATTTATTTATACCAAAACTGAGAATCCATATGTAAAATCATAG
- a CDS encoding DUF2706 domain-containing protein, translating into MTKLLRFLLPFVVLLQLLSCTSSPPYEIKSPCVSIESTDPSGIRNPCVRRPVNLTIDIA; encoded by the coding sequence ATGACAAAATTATTAAGATTTCTTCTGCCTTTTGTTGTGTTATTGCAATTATTATCATGCACCTCTAGTCCTCCTTATGAGATTAAAAGTCCTTGTGTATCTATTGAATCAACAGATCCGTCTGGTATTAGAAACCCATGTGTTCGTAGACCAGTAAATTTAACCATTGACATCGCTTAA
- a CDS encoding energy transducer TonB, whose amino-acid sequence MKNNNIVSVSFICSMALHLLIIYFFLFGMPSLFKKLPEEQVIVFEMLPISNQSNVPNKTKQPEKAIENQDVKKVEQSKPDYVEEKKPVEKAVEEKKIVEEKPVEEKKSIEEKPIIEEKKPLEEKPIIEKKKAIEEKKPTEVKKPTEAKKPIEKKKKIPNKSDLDSLLKNLEQSSEGSNAKSNKQARAKENKETQESKGSYDDTLALSISEISLIKQQIERLWSKPIGIQNLEQLRVILYIALNKDGNVKEVKVKETICPNITKTACDALSDSAMRAVWQASPINNLDPQRYDSWKEFNFLFNPSNSNN is encoded by the coding sequence ATGAAAAATAATAATATTGTTTCTGTCTCTTTTATTTGCTCGATGGCACTTCATTTACTAATAATTTATTTTTTCTTATTTGGTATGCCATCATTGTTTAAAAAACTTCCTGAAGAGCAAGTAATAGTTTTTGAAATGTTACCGATTAGTAATCAATCTAATGTACCCAATAAAACCAAACAACCTGAAAAAGCTATAGAAAATCAAGATGTAAAAAAGGTAGAACAAAGCAAACCTGATTATGTAGAAGAGAAAAAACCTGTAGAGAAGGCTGTTGAAGAAAAGAAAATTGTAGAAGAAAAACCGGTAGAAGAGAAGAAGTCCATTGAAGAGAAGCCTATTATTGAGGAAAAAAAGCCTCTAGAAGAAAAACCTATTATCGAAAAAAAGAAGGCTATAGAAGAGAAGAAACCTACAGAAGTGAAAAAGCCTACAGAAGCAAAGAAGCCAATTGAGAAAAAAAAGAAAATTCCTAATAAAAGTGACTTAGATTCTTTGCTTAAAAATTTAGAGCAATCATCCGAAGGCTCTAATGCAAAGTCAAATAAACAAGCAAGAGCCAAAGAAAATAAAGAAACTCAGGAATCGAAAGGTTCATACGATGACACGTTAGCTCTTTCTATCAGTGAAATATCTTTAATTAAGCAACAAATAGAGAGATTATGGAGTAAGCCTATTGGGATACAAAATCTTGAGCAGTTAAGGGTAATTTTGTATATAGCTTTAAATAAAGATGGCAATGTTAAAGAAGTAAAAGTAAAAGAAACAATATGCCCAAATATAACGAAAACAGCTTGTGATGCTCTATCTGACAGTGCAATGAGGGCAGTATGGCAAGCAAGCCCTATTAATAATCTAGACCCTCAACGTTACGATAGCTGGAAAGAATTTAATTTTCTTTTTAATCCGAGTAATAGCAATAACTAA
- the tolQ gene encoding protein TolQ: MSTNNNINDVVEITAQSGSSIFSLISSSDIIGKSVMIILVIASIWAWTIIIDKILHLIQVRRKIAVFEVTFWSGTVLDQLYETTKRTINNPLAAIFVAAMNECNRQSSKNLTDALKISHKERIIQSMYLIRNREIERLEQNLGFLATVASSTPFIGLLGTVWGIMHSFQSIAASKNTSLAVVAPGIAEALLATAIGLFAAIPAVIFYNYLSSQIIKINNKIDDFINELSSILSRAIDEGKM, from the coding sequence ATGAGTACAAATAATAATATTAATGATGTTGTAGAAATTACAGCACAAAGTGGTTCGTCAATTTTTTCTCTGATATCGTCATCTGATATCATCGGAAAATCTGTTATGATAATTTTGGTAATTGCCTCAATCTGGGCATGGACTATTATTATAGATAAGATACTCCATTTAATTCAGGTAAGAAGGAAGATTGCAGTTTTTGAAGTTACTTTTTGGTCTGGAACAGTTTTAGACCAATTATATGAAACTACCAAAAGAACAATCAATAATCCTCTTGCTGCAATTTTTGTAGCCGCGATGAATGAATGTAACCGTCAAAGTTCCAAAAACCTCACTGATGCACTTAAAATTAGTCATAAAGAGCGAATAATACAATCTATGTATTTGATCAGAAATCGTGAAATTGAAAGATTAGAACAAAATTTAGGTTTTTTGGCAACTGTTGCTTCTAGTACACCATTCATAGGATTGCTGGGTACTGTCTGGGGGATTATGCATAGTTTTCAGTCTATTGCAGCATCAAAAAACACCTCACTTGCTGTTGTCGCCCCTGGTATTGCAGAAGCTCTACTTGCAACGGCAATTGGCTTATTTGCAGCAATTCCGGCAGTGATTTTTTATAATTACCTTTCCTCGCAAATAATTAAGATTAACAACAAAATCGATGATTTTATTAATGAGCTTAGTTCTATATTATCAAGAGCTATAGATGAAGGAAAAATGTAA
- a CDS encoding ComF family protein, with translation MTSLKNLLYYAHKISRLYNYLIDYILPARCLSCTEMTETKEDFCQNCWKKLDFITKPYCIICGSRLDISILDNMCCAKCFQHKPCYDKSRSLIKFNEHSKKIIHAFKYQDKTILAKTFSKLFYRHYNSEIQDIDLIIPVPMNRFKRLFRMYNPALILALEISKLTRKPFGPDVLIKSKWTKSQTFLSKKEREKNLSNSLILNKKYQIIGQKILLVDDVLTTGTTVNKCAKILKDSGAECVYVMTIAMT, from the coding sequence TTGACATCGCTTAAAAATTTGCTTTATTACGCACACAAAATCAGTAGACTTTATAATTATCTTATAGATTACATCTTACCAGCAAGATGCTTGTCTTGTACCGAAATGACTGAAACTAAAGAGGATTTTTGTCAAAATTGTTGGAAAAAACTTGATTTTATTACAAAACCCTACTGTATTATTTGTGGTAGTAGATTAGATATATCAATTTTAGATAATATGTGTTGTGCAAAATGCTTTCAACATAAACCTTGTTATGATAAATCTCGTAGTCTAATTAAATTTAATGAGCATAGCAAAAAAATAATTCATGCCTTTAAATACCAGGATAAAACTATTCTTGCTAAAACTTTTAGTAAATTATTTTATAGACACTATAATAGTGAAATTCAAGACATTGACTTAATTATTCCAGTTCCCATGAATAGGTTCAAGAGGTTGTTTAGAATGTATAATCCTGCTTTGATTTTAGCCTTAGAAATTAGCAAATTAACAAGGAAGCCGTTTGGTCCGGATGTATTAATTAAGTCAAAATGGACCAAATCTCAAACATTTTTATCTAAAAAAGAACGAGAAAAAAACTTATCAAATAGCCTTATACTCAATAAAAAATATCAGATTATAGGTCAAAAAATATTATTAGTAGATGATGTATTGACCACTGGAACTACAGTTAACAAATGTGCTAAAATCTTAAAAGATTCTGGAGCTGAATGTGTTTATGTTATGACAATTGCCATGACATAA